The following proteins come from a genomic window of Blattabacterium cuenoti:
- the aspS gene encoding aspartate--tRNA ligase: MYRTHNCGELSRKDIGKIVILSGWIQKIRNLGSLFFIDIRDYFGITQLIISKKSVKKNFCLGKEFLIKIKGKVVERFSKNENIPTGEIEILVSHIELLNSSLSPPFTIENQTDGNEEMRMIYRYLDIRRNPIKNNLIIRHNLALETRNFLSKNGFLEIETPVLINDTPEGARSFVVPSRTHIDKFYALAQSPQLFKQLLMIGGIDKYFQIVKCFRDEDSRSDRQIEFTQIDCEMSFVEVHDVLVFFERFIKHIFKKIKNIQLDPFPCISYSDAIKIYGTDSPDIRFGMPLIELNDLVQKKNINFLKTQELVIGIKIKKCHNLDDTMNCFFKKIENPNFFWIKYLYDRTLLSSNSNFFNEKILKSFVKFFEAIPGDLLFIFYGKKRKTREELGKIRVKIADILNLNNSKKFTPLWIKDLPILEWEEKYKKYKSVHHPFTSPKEEDIHLLEKNPKNVRSKSYDLIINGIEIGSGSIRIHNKNIQNLIFKHLGFSQKEIESRFGFFMKAFEYGIPPHGGIAFGLDRLINLLEGNQNIKNFIAFPKNNYGKDIMINAPYFLEKEKLKELHLR; the protein is encoded by the coding sequence ATGTATAGAACACATAATTGTGGAGAATTGAGTCGAAAAGATATTGGAAAAATAGTAATATTATCTGGATGGATTCAAAAAATAAGAAATTTAGGATCTTTATTTTTTATAGACATTAGAGATTATTTCGGTATTACACAATTAATAATTTCTAAAAAATCCGTAAAAAAAAATTTTTGTTTAGGGAAAGAATTTTTAATTAAAATAAAAGGAAAAGTAGTAGAAAGATTCTCTAAAAATGAGAATATTCCTACAGGAGAAATAGAGATTCTAGTATCTCATATAGAGTTACTAAACTCATCTCTATCTCCTCCTTTTACTATAGAAAATCAAACAGATGGAAATGAAGAGATGAGAATGATTTACCGATATCTTGATATTAGAAGGAATCCTATTAAAAATAATTTGATTATTCGTCATAATTTAGCTTTGGAAACACGTAATTTTCTTTCTAAAAATGGATTTTTAGAAATAGAAACTCCTGTATTGATAAATGATACTCCAGAAGGAGCTAGAAGCTTTGTCGTTCCTTCTAGAACACATATAGATAAATTCTATGCATTAGCTCAATCTCCACAATTATTTAAACAATTGTTAATGATAGGAGGAATAGATAAATATTTTCAAATTGTAAAATGCTTTAGAGATGAAGATTCTCGTTCTGATAGACAAATAGAATTCACACAAATAGATTGTGAAATGTCTTTCGTAGAAGTTCATGATGTATTAGTATTTTTTGAACGTTTTATCAAACATATATTCAAAAAAATAAAGAATATTCAATTAGATCCTTTTCCTTGTATTTCTTATTCTGATGCTATCAAAATATATGGAACGGATTCTCCTGACATTCGTTTTGGTATGCCTTTGATAGAACTGAATGATTTAGTTCAAAAGAAAAATATTAATTTTTTGAAAACACAAGAATTGGTAATAGGAATTAAAATTAAAAAATGTCATAACCTAGATGATACAATGAATTGTTTTTTCAAAAAAATAGAAAATCCAAATTTTTTTTGGATAAAATATTTATATGATCGAACCTTACTTTCTTCCAATTCAAATTTTTTTAATGAGAAAATTCTCAAAAGTTTTGTTAAATTTTTTGAAGCTATTCCTGGTGATTTATTATTTATTTTTTACGGAAAAAAAAGAAAAACTAGAGAAGAACTTGGAAAAATACGAGTAAAAATAGCCGATATTTTGAATTTAAACAATTCTAAAAAGTTTACTCCTTTGTGGATAAAAGATTTACCTATTTTAGAATGGGAAGAAAAATACAAAAAATATAAATCTGTACATCATCCGTTTACTAGTCCAAAAGAAGAAGATATTCATTTATTGGAAAAAAACCCAAAAAACGTTCGTTCTAAATCTTATGATTTGATTATAAATGGTATAGAAATTGGTAGTGGATCTATACGGATTCACAATAAAAACATACAAAATTTAATTTTTAAACATTTAGGATTTTCTCAAAAGGAGATCGAATCTAGATTCGGTTTTTTTATGAAAGCTTTTGAATATGGTATTCCTCCTCATGGAGGAATAGCTTTTGGATTAGATAGATTAATTAATCTTTTAGAAGGAAATCAAAATATAAAAAACTTCATTGCTTTTCCAAAAAATAATTATGGAAAAGATATAATGATAAATGCTCCATATTTTTTAGAAAAAGAAAAATTAAAAGAATTACATTTGCGTTAA
- a CDS encoding inorganic diphosphatase produces MKVSFDALIEIPKGSRNKYEFDKTNNLIRLDRVLYSPMSYPTDYGFIPKTLSMDGDPLDVLVFLTEPTIPGCLIKVKPIGIFFMIDEKGEDEKIICVPVSDPNYNIINNIDEIALHSKKEIEHFFLVYKDLENKKVKIGNWKDKKEAISVYKQSCLRYQNHLTQM; encoded by the coding sequence ATGAAAGTCAGTTTTGATGCACTTATTGAAATTCCAAAAGGAAGTAGAAATAAATATGAATTTGATAAAACAAATAATCTAATTCGATTAGATCGAGTATTATATTCTCCTATGAGTTATCCAACAGATTATGGTTTTATTCCAAAAACTCTTTCTATGGATGGAGATCCATTAGATGTGTTAGTTTTTTTAACAGAACCAACAATACCAGGTTGTTTAATAAAAGTAAAACCTATAGGAATTTTTTTCATGATAGATGAAAAAGGAGAAGATGAAAAGATTATTTGTGTTCCTGTTTCAGATCCTAATTATAATATTATCAATAATATTGACGAAATCGCTTTACACTCTAAAAAAGAGATAGAACACTTTTTTTTGGTATATAAAGATTTAGAAAACAAAAAAGTGAAAATAGGAAATTGGAAAGACAAAAAAGAAGCAATTTCTGTATATAAACAATCTTGTTTACGATATCAAAATCATTTAACGCAAATGTAA
- a CDS encoding dihydrolipoamide acetyltransferase family protein has protein sequence MSEYNLPLPAMGESIAEATIIRWLKKEGDFVKKEDLLVEIATDKVNSEISSPVNGILKKKLFAPNEVAKVGNFIAILETEEKFSLGSIPIIEKRKKRFYSPLVRTIAKKEGISFYELETIEGTGEKERVTKKDILKYIRIKKNNIVIPKYNRYNSIQSINKNQKNEEIIEMDRMRRITAEHMIRSKNISAHVTSFVEADVTNIVKWREKIKETFQKNTGEKLTLMSVFVECVVKAIKDLPMINISVNGTSIIKKRNIHIGLATALPNGNLIVPVIKNADSYNLIGLIKIINDLIKRAKSNQLKPEETQGGTYTISNIGSFGNLFGTPIIHQPQVAILAIGLIQKKLSIIETPKGDFIGIRHKIYLSHSYDHRVIDGVLGGCFAKKVALYLEKFNCYTKI, from the coding sequence ATGTCCGAGTATAATTTACCCCTTCCAGCCATGGGTGAAAGTATAGCTGAGGCTACTATCATTCGTTGGTTAAAAAAAGAAGGGGATTTTGTAAAAAAAGAAGATCTTTTGGTAGAAATAGCTACAGATAAAGTCAATTCTGAAATATCTTCCCCCGTAAATGGTATTTTAAAAAAGAAACTATTTGCTCCTAATGAAGTTGCTAAAGTAGGAAATTTCATTGCTATTTTAGAAACGGAAGAAAAATTTTCTTTAGGGTCTATTCCAATAATAGAAAAAAGAAAAAAACGTTTTTATTCTCCTCTTGTACGTACGATAGCTAAAAAAGAAGGGATTAGCTTTTATGAATTGGAAACAATAGAAGGAACTGGAGAAAAGGAACGTGTCACGAAGAAAGATATATTAAAATATATTCGTATTAAAAAAAATAATATTGTAATTCCTAAATACAATAGATATAATAGTATTCAAAGTATAAATAAGAATCAAAAAAATGAAGAAATCATAGAAATGGATAGAATGCGTAGAATTACTGCAGAACACATGATCAGAAGTAAAAATATTTCTGCACATGTTACTTCTTTTGTTGAAGCAGATGTAACTAATATAGTAAAATGGAGAGAAAAAATAAAAGAGACATTTCAAAAAAATACAGGAGAAAAGTTAACTTTAATGTCCGTTTTTGTGGAATGCGTGGTCAAAGCTATCAAAGATCTTCCTATGATAAATATTTCCGTAAATGGAACAAGCATAATCAAAAAAAGAAATATCCATATAGGATTAGCTACTGCTTTACCCAATGGTAATTTAATTGTTCCTGTGATTAAAAATGCTGATTCTTATAATTTAATAGGATTAATAAAAATTATTAATGATTTAATAAAAAGAGCGAAATCTAATCAATTAAAACCTGAAGAAACTCAAGGTGGAACTTATACGATTAGCAATATTGGAAGCTTTGGAAATCTTTTTGGTACACCAATTATACATCAACCGCAGGTTGCTATTTTGGCAATAGGGTTGATTCAAAAAAAATTGTCTATAATAGAAACACCAAAAGGAGATTTCATAGGAATAAGACACAAAATTTATTTATCTCATTCTTATGATCATCGTGTAATAGATGGGGTATTAGGTGGATGTTTTGCTAAAAAAGTCGCTTTATATTTAGAAAAATTTAATTGTTATACAAAAATATAA
- a CDS encoding NAD(P)H-hydrate dehydratase, with protein MKIPSLNQIRKADQYCIDSESISSAQLIERAAKGCFNWIIHNKSFKIRKNPFIVLVGNGKNGGDGLSLSYMLHLCGATVFVYGINISNHFSNEFLMNKKKILQKKINFKMINEGEKFPVLNQENYLIDAIFGTGFNRTMNQYWKSFFHYINEKKFKEVISIDIPSGLFMEKSHENFEGIIKATHTLTFQVPKLSFLLPNYADYVGKWHLINIGWKDDCIRNIRTTNFYIDDESIRDIYKKKIRKKFTHKGNYGHGIIIGGSFGMVGSVVLSATASFRTGIGKLSVYVPSCGYQIIQNTLPEAIVNTDIETHYISNIVLSNEKINAIGIGMGMGIHSKTMYALESFLLKIKNKKIPMVIDADAINILSHQLLLLDLIPKETILTPHPKEFKRLLCRSWKNDYEKLHFLKEMSTKYKIFIVLKGAHSVISTPNGNLYFNSTGNPGMSTSGSGDVLTGMIMSFLSQGYSPKESCMMGVYLHGLAGDIASKKLSEEAIIANDIIHHIGEAYLKIRI; from the coding sequence ATGAAAATTCCTTCTTTAAATCAAATCAGAAAAGCGGATCAATATTGTATTGATTCCGAATCTATTTCTTCTGCTCAATTAATAGAAAGAGCCGCAAAAGGTTGTTTCAATTGGATCATTCATAATAAATCTTTCAAAATTAGAAAAAATCCATTTATAGTATTAGTAGGAAATGGAAAGAATGGAGGAGATGGTCTCTCTTTATCTTATATGTTACATTTATGCGGAGCCACTGTTTTTGTATATGGAATTAATATTTCTAATCATTTTTCAAATGAGTTTTTAATGAATAAAAAAAAAATATTACAGAAAAAAATAAATTTTAAAATGATTAATGAAGGGGAAAAATTTCCAGTTTTAAATCAGGAAAATTATCTTATTGATGCTATTTTTGGTACAGGATTCAATCGTACAATGAATCAATATTGGAAATCTTTTTTCCATTATATCAACGAAAAAAAATTTAAAGAAGTTATATCTATAGATATTCCATCTGGACTTTTTATGGAAAAAAGTCATGAAAATTTTGAAGGAATAATCAAAGCCACTCATACTTTAACTTTTCAAGTTCCAAAATTATCTTTTTTATTACCAAATTACGCGGATTATGTTGGAAAATGGCATTTGATAAATATTGGATGGAAAGATGATTGTATTCGTAACATACGAACTACAAATTTTTATATAGATGATGAATCAATTCGTGACATATATAAAAAAAAAATAAGAAAAAAATTTACACATAAAGGAAATTATGGACATGGAATCATTATAGGTGGAAGTTTTGGTATGGTTGGATCTGTTGTTCTTTCCGCTACTGCTAGTTTTCGTACTGGAATAGGAAAATTAAGTGTATATGTTCCTTCCTGTGGGTATCAAATTATACAAAATACACTTCCAGAAGCGATTGTAAATACAGATATAGAAACACATTATATCAGTAATATAGTTCTTTCTAATGAAAAGATAAATGCAATAGGAATAGGAATGGGAATGGGAATTCATTCTAAAACGATGTATGCTTTAGAATCTTTTTTATTAAAAATAAAAAATAAAAAAATACCAATGGTAATTGATGCGGATGCTATAAATATATTGTCACATCAACTGCTCCTATTGGATCTTATCCCAAAAGAAACCATTCTTACTCCACATCCAAAAGAATTTAAAAGATTATTATGTCGATCATGGAAAAATGATTATGAAAAATTACATTTTTTAAAAGAAATGTCTACAAAATATAAAATTTTTATTGTGTTAAAAGGAGCACATTCCGTTATTTCAACACCAAATGGAAATCTGTACTTTAACAGTACAGGAAATCCAGGAATGTCAACATCTGGAAGTGGAGATGTCCTTACTGGAATGATAATGAGTTTTTTATCTCAAGGATATTCTCCAAAAGAATCATGCATGATGGGTGTTTATTTACACGGATTAGCAGGAGATATTGCCTCAAAAAAATTAAGCGAAGAAGCTATCATTGCGAATGATATCATTCATCATATAGGTGAAGCTTATCTAAAAATTAGAATTTAA